GCCGAtactctcttcccttctccctctcGTACCTCATTCGACTTCGTTCTCCATGCTCGTCCTCTTTTCTCGTTGCACGGTCCCTTTGTGCTTTCTTTCGGAGCTCCATTTCGTCGccctttcgttctcttcttctctcttctgcGCCGccaagtgagagagagagagagagagagagagagagagaaagggccGCTGGCCTCGTGGGAAATTCctgggaaagaaagaataaagagctGCGCGAATAACGAATAGCCGAGCACGCAGGCAAACGTACGGCGACgctcttttttcatctttttagcTCAATTAACGCGAGGGAAAGGATTGAACGTGGCGGAGGAACGTCGAGGGCTGTCTTTGCGGTGAGCGCCTAGATTTTTCCACGTGTTTGCGCGTAACAACGACGAAGGAACAGCGTGCGGAACACATCCTTCTCCTTCGTCTCGAACCTTTTCGTTTCGGCGTTTTATCATATTTCGGCAAGAGCCTCTATTTTTCACAAGATTACTTTCCTTCAACAAATCGTCCAAGTTTTATACCCATTACCCTCTTCTATATCGCCTCGTggaaagtttaaaaaattttgaaaatctttattcTCGAGTTGGTAGCACGAATGAGAAGCGTGCGACATCGATTCGATGCTCGTTATCACGAAATTATTTGCTAGGAGAGAAACGAAGCCGAGAAGGTGGACGAAGCCttccaaagagagagagagagagagagagaggaagaaaagagttctcctttctccttttttatttattttctccttaTTCGCCTCGGGTTTGAAACCAACGATAGAGAGGGCGATATCCCGGACGTGTTCCTGTCGTAAGCAGATGCTGCGAGTCGAGTTTGGCTTTACGTTAcgttttttgatatttcttacGGTCGGGAGTCCTACGTCATTATCGACGGCGCGCTTAACGACGATCCATGATAAGTTGCACGTCTAACGTGGAAGATTCTCCGTTAATACCCTTCGACGAACGATTCTCGAGATATATTTAAAGCGTTCGATGGCGACGGGGAggatctatgaaaaaaaaaaaaaaataataataaataaaaaacggaTAAAAGAAAGCGATAGATCAGTTACACCGACCGCGAGAGAACGTCACCGTTTATGATAGTTTTTGGCGAATAGGCAAATCAACGCTATGGTTTCGCGCTCGTAAACTTTTCGTCCTCGATTCGAGGTACTGCGTTGGCTTTAGGGGTTAACCGTACGCCACATACACGAAACGGGCGTTTGGTATCGTGTCATCGAACGGTATTATTGGTTGGCACGCCTGCTCGTGTTTGCGCGTAGAAAATCCGAGCTAAACCGTTGATTACACGGTATCCCATCCAGAGACATTTTCTTCGTTGTATTGTAAATCGATTAGATATCTCCAAACGTTAAGTGATCCGACATAAATTTACGTTCGGTGTTGCCGTGCGCTGACGTCAAGAGATTCGTCCTTACATCTCCGTGTCTCTTTTCTTGACGAACTTTCGGACGTTTTTCGGAAGTACGGCGCGCTTGAATATTTTAGGTGGGCTAACCTACAATCGTTAAAGGAAAtatcatcgatcgttcgatcgcaGGAACGAAAAAGtacgaaacgaaaaagtaCGACGCTAGTCGATCAAGCGAGATACCTCCGGGTGCCTGTGTAACCACTTTACGAAAGCTTGCACGCTCTCCAAATGAGTTATCCCGTTCCAAACTATGTCCATCGTTTCGAGTTCTCGCGGCACGTTTTTACATTCGAGCCACCTTTCTCGAACGCGATTGGTAGGCGGCACGAACAACAGATCGATCGGCATCGACGTGCCAAATGCCAAGGTGCGTTTGGGTCTGCTTTCAGCCTTGGCATCCCTCTCGAGTTGTTTCCTCGTCGTTGCCAATACGCTCGCCTCGTGACACATTCTCGCCAATGCCACGTCCGTCGGAACGGTAGCCATCTCTTTCACGTTGACCTGTTCATCAAAGATACATCCGATTATCGCACGATTTTGATACATCCTAATACCGTCTAACAGAAATCGTCTACTCGCTTGAGTCGTTTTACACGCGTCCGCTGAAAAACTAATTTCGAACATGTCCTTGAGAATCCTCTCGTCGATGCCTCTTTCGAAGCCTCCTAAGCTCCTCAACCAATCGCAAAATTCCTTACATATGTCCGTGGTGATCTTGTCGGCCCTCATGCGAAGAGTGGCTTGCGGATCGTAGCCCTTTAAGTCGAATTCCGTCAAGGGACGCCAAACGACGGCCTGGGACAACAAAGCGCGAACGTCGGATAAGGGAAATAAGGTCGGAAAAAGATGCGTTCGACTCTTTACCTtgcgtctctctttctgcagGAAAAGTCCGTAAGGATTGTATCGGGTCGTCTCGATCGTTTCGGACGAGATCGCGCTGTCCCTCGAAGACGGCGGATGTACCTAGCAATTGGAAAGGAATCgttctcgtctcgtctcgggAAAAGAAAATCCGTAACGTCAATTTCGAAGGGAAAGATCGTCGCTGCGTTCTCGACAAAGTGATTATCGAGCCGCGAGCGATCGCTGTTAATCGCTCGGTTGGGTGGGCATGACGTAGCGCTACGTCACGCCGCTCCTATAGCTTTCGCATTATTTACACCGTTCTAGCTTAACCGTGTAATACTCCGATATAGcgtctttctcgttttctattAGACGATACGGATCTATTTGTCACGTACGTACGATTAGATCGTCCAGAATATCCGGGAGCGAGTCCGATTTGTCGGACGGTCTCTTCGCCGGTTCGAGCCTCTTGcgaagggagaaggagaacgtCGGGTGGTACTCGGGTATTCCCAGCAAAGGTGCGATCAGATTGTAAGAATCGAGGGGTAGGATGCTCCTTAATCGCTGACAGTTCAACAACGGTCGCTGTTTCGAGGAAAATATCAGGTCAGACGGGAACTTGTCGGGATTCGAATAACGTCTCGATTCTACCAATAATTTCACCAAGCGTTTCGCTACGTTATCGCGCCTCCTATCTCGCTTATCGCTCGACTctaaaattcgatttaaaaacaTGTCGCAAAGAGCGGACAACGCGAACGTCGGCGATGCCTCGCGTTCCTCCAAATTTCTTAACGTCTCCTCGATCTCCCCTTTCGAAAACAAACAACGAAACGGTCCGTCCTCGGCCAACGAGCACAAGCCCGGCGGCGACGCCAGCTCCGTACCTTTCGTAGAATCCCTTAAAATCCGCTCGAAGTCTCTACAACTGGAGCTCCTCGCGAACAGAGATTTTTCCTTCGCTTCGTTGACTTCGACGTCGGTGATCAGATTCTCCGAAACCGATTCGACTTTGGTCAATTTTTTAACCCGCTTCGAGTCACCCtcctctttcgctctcttcgTATCCGTCAAGGTCGCCTTTTGCCCCGTTCCTTTCGACGCGATCTCGCGACTCTTCCCGTCGGCCACGATCTTCGGCGATTCGGTCGATTCGGCCGATTCGTCGAGAGCCACGCGTGCTTGCACGCTCGTCGACTTTCTCGATCTCAACGCTCTGAGAGGCTCCAAGGTGTGAGACAAAACGGTCGGTGCGTGACAGGCCGGTCTGTGCTTCGATCTCGTCGACGAATGCTCGATCAAATCGACGCTCGAGTCGTCCTCGTCCGAATCAGAGGTACCTCTGGACGACGCGGAGATGGATTCGAAAGCGATCCTCTTACCTTCTGGACGCGTTGATCCCAATTCCGGAACTGGCAGGCGTCCTTCCGTCTCCGTAACTCGGTCGACGGACGTCTTCCCTTCTTCGGCTCCTTCTCCTGCACTCGGCAAGcccaatttcttttcctccgcGATATCGCTGCATTCGCCGCTACGCTCCATCAGCGCGAGTCCAACCTTCTCGCGCGCGCCGAAATCACTCCGATTTCGTTCGCCTTCGAACTCCTCGGAACTAACGTCGCCATTGCTCTCGCGCTCGACGGATGCGTCTCGCTGATGCTGcttcccctcctcctcccgGCCCTTCCTCCTCTCGTACGCGTCCTTTCTCGAGGACGCGCCGATCTCCTCGAGGGATTTGTACAAACACGAGAGACATCGATCGCGTTTCTTTCGCGGAAAATGCGACATCTTTGGCAATCCGTTTAGAAAATCCGCCGTTAGACTCGTACGCGGCGAATCGTCTCCGACATCTTCCTCGACGCGACCGAAACTAAATAGCGGTTTCAACGAGATCGAGGGAACGTTTATAaactctttttcatatttctccgAACGCCCCTTTGTCGCGACCTTCTTCGTCGGTTCGTTTACTTGCCGATTCGCGGAACGCGAATGTTTCGTCACGCGTTTCAAGGCTTCGTGAGcagatcgaacgaaatattttgaaaagtcGTCGTCGGTCGAGGATCCTTCGTTTCCCTCGGTACGTTTCTTTAGCGCGCATATCCGGTAATTGGATTTATCTTCTAAATCCGAGTTAACGTCGATGTCGTCGAAAGTAAAAGCTTCTCGATCGTCGAGCGATTCTAAATAGTTTTTATTCGCGGCCTTTAAAGGAGTCTCGTCGGTTCGACTCCTCGACGACTTCTCGCCATTCGGGCGATCGTTTTCGCGAAAGGAAGGACCTTCTCTCGAACGAGTTTTGTCAACTTTCGCCTTCTCCCTCGAAGCATTTCGAACGTTCACACGAACAAGAGaggaaaattcttttcgaaacGATGTATCTTCGGCAAGAGCTCTCATGCGCTCCTCTTTGCGCGTACTAAATGCTTCGGTAGGTCGTTTCGATGGCGCAGGAGGAAGGACCGTAACCACAGGCTCTCTAATATTCGCGAAATCGTTCTCTTCGGTAAACGAGCTTAACCTATAAGATGGAAAATTCGTTAAGGATTCTACGAGAGGTTTTCTTTCGTTACCAGTCGACTCGTCGATATTACTCGCGTCGTCGTTATTACGAATCCCACGACACAAAGTTCGAGGATATCTTTGGACCGAAGGGAAACGGGTTAAGTTTGGACGGGAGTCTCTTACTAgcagatttttctctttctcgcgaacGTATTGCCGCCAATAATCTTCGTCCGACGTGATTTGACGCTCCCACCTGTAATACCGAGGAGGTTAAAGAATCGTTCGTTCCTAACGATTAAAACGTAGCTTGTACGTACTTTGTTCTCGGAACGGATTTTATCTTCCTCGTGGAGTAACAATACGACCTCGGCTtccatttcgatcgatcgcacATACCGACGATAAAAAGTACACCTCGTTTCGTCGCaacgtttatttataattatcgcACCGTGCACGctcgaatgatttttcttcgaccTACTCCTCGACGCGTCAATTTAGCAGCGACCGAAGTTTATACCGAAAAATAACTTTGAAAGAGTTTATCGATCAAACGAAGGTGGCCCTACGTTGATTCGCTCTTTCGTTGCTTCGCTCTCTCCAAGAGGTCGCTTTCCTTTCAAGATTACGAAGAAAACGTTTCGTCTTCGCAGTTTCTACGTTGCCGAGAGTCGACCTGGTCGGTAACGTCCCCATCGATTTCTTTGGCGAGTCGGTTCTCGACAGTCGGTCAACCCTCGACGATCGTACGTCGGTGCAAGGTTCAAAGCGTCGGTGCAATCGCAGTTACAAAGTCATCCGAAGCGATCGTCAGAGGCGTTACGGTAGTTCTCGAAAAAAGGCGACACGTTGCGAAAGTCGTAACGGTTCTTTGCTCGTTCTTCTCGAATTTAACGCGGATTCCGTCCAAGTCGCAAAAGGATAGATTTACGTGGCTTCCTTGAATATTCTTCGTGAAAGATCTACGATAATTGCAAGTACGTCATCTCTCcctgtgtctctctttttcatagcAAATATcttcgtatctctctctctctctctctctctctctctctttctcaaacaCACGAGTTATCAGATCAGGCGTCGAATGCATCGTAAAGATAATTTACGCGCATCCGGGCGAGGTAAGAAAAGTTAGCGACATCGAGTATATCGTTCGAAAGAAGCGAACAAAACGAAAGTCGAAAGGATTTAACCGGATTCGTAAATGTTGCTCGCACTCGTCGCTCGCACGCTTCAACGATTTTAGTCGAGCTGACGATAATGGCGGGAATAGTCGTTGGTAGAATAGACGCCGGTGTGTAGTCGCCATCTTTCTTCCGGAGTCTCAGCTGCCGCCACTTCCTGTCGACCGGACTGCGtcgtcgtttcgttcgtcGTCTCCTTCTCCGTCGTCGACGTCTCATTCGCTACTCGACGAAAGGGACAATGAGACGAAAATAATTGCTCGTCGTGGAAGGTTTCCGCATTGAAACTGCACGAACGCCGGAGTCGTTGCTCCTTCTCAAAAGGATATACACTTtgcgattttctctctcgagcGATCAACGATTctcctacttttctttctctccgcgATAAAAagctatctttctttccttcttccttccttccttccttcctttctttctttctttctttctttctttctttctttctttctttctttcgttctctgcGCGTATTTAAAAACGTATTTTATTTGGAAATTTTACGGATGGTCGTTTCATttcgacatatttttttctacgactCATCGAACTTGAACGATAACGACTACTCGAAATAGAAAGTAACGAAGAAATCGAACGATGATCGGGGCGCGCGTTCGAATCTTTTTTCCCCACGCGTATTCGTagtttttattcgtatatttaatttttattccccTTTTATTCTTTGCACGTTTATGTCTATAAATATCATCGCCGAGGCAAGCGATGACACAGGGTGATAAACGATTGAACtaataatattcatgaaaATGAATCTACTCGCGTTCGTTCCGAGCgtaatatttccatttatatCGTACAATAtggtgtgtatgtatctagtacTTTTACTTATCGGTGgtaaattcaaattattttatacgtcaAATGACTTTATTCATAGCGCACAAATATCAATATTCTGTCGGAGAATTTCCTGtaatttatgtttcttttttgatttatttattcgccCGACGATTTCACGATCGACGAtcggaatattattatatacgatcGCGTTCGAGCTTCGATCGAGTCTTTTCATGTCCATTGCTAAATTTTCAATGCACTCTCCGTCTTAACGaatttcgtttattcgatAAGAGCTCGTAAAACGAGTGTGACAATGCGCCTGACGTTCGAAACGACGTAAGCTTTCGgtcgatattattaaagtaatGGATACAAGCTGGAAGCTATTAAAATCGCGTTATGTGAAAAGGACGATcgaaagtaaaacaaaaagaataacgggaggagaaaaagaaaggaggaaaaaggaatgtgtagtggaaaaaaaaaaaagaaaaagaacgcgTTAGAACGAACCGAGGAGATAAGGCGCAACAGGTCGAACGTggcataaataaaattacaaaggaGCGTACGTGAGCGATCGATAGGGAGATGCCGATTCGCTATACTTCGATCGTCGCCTctgcatttttcttcttatgctACTTCCATtcctcttgctttttcttcatatttctcACGCTGGTTCTTATAAAGCACCCTTCGAATTCCTTCGGACAGAGCTTAGATTTCcttgaatttgaaaaatttatatattagacGGTAAAAACTTTCTTTCGCGTTACTCCTAAATGAAACACGAaactaaaaaggaaaagaagggagaaaagaacgaTACAAAGGGATACTTCTCTCTTGCGTGCGTTATATTATTTGTGTACTCTCTTTATAGTCTCTTAGTATACTCGGTCAATTACAACGAGCGATCGAATATCAATCAAACGCATCCCTCTCTCGTCTCGCGCGATCGACCCTGTGGAATTATGGGcggaaaaagggaagagaggtGAGGAGGTAGCCATCGGAAAcgtacgcgcgcgtgtgtgtgtgtgtgtgtgtgagaaagcAGAAAACGAAATTGCAAACGGGATCGAAAGGTATTGTTAGGACTTTTTACGTGAGACTTAATTAAATGAGATTTACAATACCCGATAGGAAAGAACGTAATAGGTTAACGCGTTGGTTTCGGGTCAATCGGTTTACAATGAATGCCGTACGAAAAGCTTGAAATAattccttcgaaaataactcattCGTCTGTCCGCTTAaagtcgttcgatcgaaaatcgataACATTTAGCAAGCGAAAGAGGATTGTATTTCTTTCGACGTTgatagaaagacaaaaagagacgGACCAAAGTATGTTTCATGTTTCCGAAATTCTAATCCATTGCACGCCGGAGTCTTTGATCTCTGTTACGTTCAATGAAAGCGCACTGAGGGGAATGCGTTGGAACGAGTAATTCGTGGCTCGACAAAGTTTGACAGTTCGCTaaaaagttctctctctctctctctctcttcgtagaAGTGGGAGTAGTAAAGGGAGTTTGGTCGACAGTCATGAGAATGCGTTGggatcgtctctctctttctctctctctccgtctccgTCTTACTCTTACCGCGcatttatacgtatgtgtgtctTGGTGCAGTAAGTACCTGTCGTGTCAGGTCTGCATCCTTCGCACACCCTTGATACCTCCgagtcttttctctctctctctctctctctctttccacgcTACTCGAGAATTGTTCCTTCTTGTAGGATTCTCTGTGTATCCCGAGACGTTCGTTGTATGCATCGCTTATAAATGTGTGCGCTCGGTTAGGTGTCTCCGGCGTCTCTGGCGGTCCGCGTTCGAAGCACAAGCGGAGACTCCAGGAATATTTGAGCAGCGAATGTCTAAGCAGCATCGGATATCAGAACTGCTCCGATGTTGTTTCAACGCCGACTCCGACATACCTAAAGTTACTGTTAATTGCGTCGACAATGACGACGGCTGTCTCGCGATAAAGCTTTCCCAATCGTTCTCTCCATACGCTCTGTGCCCTTGtctatttctttcccttttcttttcttcttagaaTTCGAGGTCGAAGTTACGCGTATCGTTTATCGACGCTTTACGAAGGATACACGGTATAGTAAACGTCTTCTCGTTACGCTCGGCATAAATAAACTCGCCGCTCTCTCGTTCCGAGAAACGACCTTTTTGTCATCCTTCTTATGTTTTCAAATATACctacttattattttctatcaaagAATATAACCTTTTCAAAAGTACGCATTTGTTTATTAAGACAATTATGTCGTAAATagtgtttttctttctactacGGTATACCACGGTTCTCGGGTTGTCGACTATAAATTCACCGACCGcgcttctctttatctttattatatcgttaatcTCAAGcagagaaaattgaaaattacatGGATAATGGAAGAGACCGCTTTATTTCTCTAAGAAACGTTACTAACGCCAGCAAGAGTGGCGTTCTCGCGTACCTACTCGAAAAAAAACTTTcgcgcgtgtgcgtgtatacacgtatatgtacatatcgcgcgcgcacacacacacttgGTTCTAATCCAAGAAACATGCTAGACTCGTCGCGACCGTGTACAAATTTTCAAGTAGGCGAAGAAAGAGAGCTAGAGAAAAAACTAATGGATATTCGCGGCACATTCGTAATTCAAAGTTTTCTGCGCTAATGCTAAACCGATTGGACGCTTTGGATTGTACCTAAATAGGAACGTCGGGAAAAACATTGATGTTTCTTGGGGAAAGAGAGCGAGTTTCGTTAGAGCTTAGGAGAGAGCTACGttcgttaaataaatgaaatgtacAAAAAAAGATCGCAGGTTCTTTTTGCGGTATGACCTTGTTAAACTTCGATAATagcttaaattattttcaataatcgaAACTTGACTCGATATTTCGGATGAAATGTCGCTTTTATTTCCATAAATTGCTCTTACATTTCACGCTCCTCTAATCGATTTTATGATTAATCTTTctactttgttctttttttctctctcgcattttatcgaacgaacgcTTTCAAGTCGACGTTAGCGTACCGCTTGAAAAGTCGTAACGACACACAGAAATTATGGAGTGGGTGCGAGCCGGGCAGTAAATCAAGCGTTTTACGTTTGCCCCATGTAAAACGTATGCGATGCGGAACAAGCAGCGAGCATGGAAATCAGTCCTGGCAGATAAATTTTCCCAACCGCGAAATGTAGCAAATTAATGCATGCAACCTACTTACTCAAAAACTagcgttactttttttttatattccctGAAGCTTACTACAATAGCCATACGTTCCGTGTCGCTACGACCTCTCGATTTGCAATGCAAAGTCGTAAAAATTTAAGGACtttcctcgttctctttctctcttctcacaCGGAACGCTGCTTCGAAGGCGTTAGATAAAAGTTTACGACTACCGGAGTACGCTTCGTACTGCAGGTTCGATTACGTAGTTAACATAGCGATCGCTACTACCTCTTTAAAATCTTATTTCACCTAGTAGAACGTGGACGGTGCGACGCGACACACCTATCGGAAGAAGCGGAAGTCTTAGGTTAGGTAGATCcgcgaaaggaagaaagggccGAAAGAAAGAGCTTGGCGCGTTCGCGAGTGGAAGAGAGCTGGTGAGATTTTTGGTCCGAGAAGGAGCTAGAGAAGCGAAGAGAGGAGGCTGACTGGAGCTCGGAGGGGAGAGGACTCGAATCACAGGAGAATGGACCATCTCTTGTTATCAGCTTGGAGCCAGCCGCCTTCCCAAGCCGACAAATTACTACATCCCCACTATCGCCGTCCTGTTACCGAATCAAAGCCCCACctatactctctctccctccctctccctctccacctccacctcacATCGTCTTCCCACTCCCGTGCTTGTACGTTAACAATAGTCACCTTCCAGGGCTTCGTTCTTTTGTCCTTTGTATAATTTACAAGCTCGTAAGGCGAGATACGAAGCGATGAATTCTTGGAAAAAGGCAAAAATGAGTATCGTTTGTAAACAAGCgtcgtcctttttttctgttatttctcGTTATTGCGTAAACTAGGTTGTCGGTGCCTTTACCAGTATCAACTCGAGGAAGAGACCGGAGATTGTCCGGGGCTGAGGGCGAAGCGACATCGAAACGTATGGCCGCTGATTTATAAGGGAAATAATTTCGCGAAAGCAATTCCTTACGTCTCGAGTACCGTGGAGCTACATGGGtcacatatatctatacgcaGACGAAGGATGTCCGTGCTGCGAGTGGCCGAGATGCTTGGTCGGAAGTAGGAAAGCTAGAGAAACACGAAAATACCCGTGCATACGTGCTGTATGTTAAAAGCGTAATTAGTTTAATGAAagtattcgattttttttgttttgcgtAAACGAGTCGCTTTTCTATAACTCTTCGttagaaaattctttcgaGTACGTCACTAGACTAATCGAATTGAGATCACGAGGCATTGCAAAAATGATAAGGGAGAAGAGACGAGCGGATTAGTTTCGACAAAGGGTCGAACGATGTTACCCGTGGTATATCTCCACGCTATAACGCGTATTTATGGCTAAACTCGGAGAGACAAAGGAGAAGGTAAAGAGGAAGACGGAATCAATTTACCGAACTTACTACGTCGAATACCTTCTGCTTCGTTACCAACGCCGAGCTCTATTTTTTTGTCCGTATATCTAAATATCGATAATGATAGGATACGCGTATCGCCAGCAAACACCATACGTCCGTTACTTTCGTTCCtatagaaataatacaaatagaaaagaacTCTTCTCGAAGAGTCTTCGgttagaaatagatagatagaattcctatcgaaaaagggagagaagagagaaggatgatcGAACGGAAGGGATGCTCGCCTCGAGAGAATTCGAATCGTTTCGCGAATTGTTCGCGAGGAAAAtagttgaaagaaaagaagaaaaatagagtgGAGATGAAGCGGATGGCATTTTCTTACGAACTGATTCTTGTAAAATACTTAGACATACTTTGCGCGTCCCATTCCCGTTCGCAGTTCTTCGATAAAAGGTGGGATCAGGATAGGTTGCTCTTCCCAGGAGCGAcgtcgacgaggacgaggagatCCTGTAGGCAACGGGGACTCGATGCCGGTAAGAATTCAGGGGCATCTTCTCCCCTCctctcatatttttcttcgctcTTACCATGCCTTCTTCccattcgttttcttcgagtCGAGGTGGGAAGGCGATCGGTGGGAGGAAAGCTCGAAGAAagcaacgaaaaagaaggaataagaaagTTGATGAAATATTGGAGAGCGGCTTAGACGGGACAATATTCCGTTGTAAACCGTCTTCCCTGCGCCAATAGATACTACCGTACAGCCGATCGTatacttctctcttcctctccccttcgctcccccctctctctctctaccattcttttttctctctcattgtcTCTGTTTAGCTGCTTTCCTTCTATCTACTCTACCTTCGCTTTTCATTCTCCTGCTCCTTTTTTCTCGCTTCGCGAAACACACTCCCGAAATCTGGCCGCctgcatcgtcgtcgtcgtcgtcgtcgtcgtcggcggcGTGGTCTTCTTGCGGGGAGAAACTCTCTGCGATGTAAGTAGGGATGATAAAATTCGATACATCGTAGCTACCCCGTCCACCGTGTTGCAAATTTAAAGTTTACGACATGTTAGGAAAAAGCTGATATGCTTTCGgcgatacgtatatatttatttattttgaattttgttctcttttttctcaattttcatCTCTGTATGTACCTTTTTTGCTAGCTCACGTATTTTGtttgcgaacgaacgaacgaacgaacgcagAACTTTTTCTCCGTAGAAAAGTTGAGAAACGAATGGCACAGGACGGAGTAGATGGAGTAGATTTTAGTCTCCTGGTATTCCTAGTTACGCTTCGACgactactctttctctctcgtgctATGATGGATAATGATACTCTAACGCGTAGAAACTCGTAGGAGATGAACAAGAAAAAGCTCGTGcgagagacaagaaaaagaaggagaacgaaCGTGCTAAAATAGTCGTTCGAATCGAGagtaacgagaaaaataaagggatGTTATCGTCCATAGAATAGGAGATTGTTTTTAAAGGTTTTTTCAAAACGAGctttttctctt
This genomic stretch from Vespula vulgaris chromosome 21, iyVesVulg1.1, whole genome shotgun sequence harbors:
- the LOC127071246 gene encoding uncharacterized protein LOC127071246, which produces MCDRSKWKPRSYCYSTRKIKSVPRTKWERQITSDEDYWRQYVREKEKNLLVRDSRPNLTRFPSVQRYPRTLCRGIRNNDDASNIDESTGNERKPLVESLTNFPSYRLSSFTEENDFANIREPVVTVLPPAPSKRPTEAFSTRKEERMRALAEDTSFRKEFSSLVRVNVRNASREKAKVDKTRSREGPSFRENDRPNGEKSSRSRTDETPLKAANKNYLESLDDREAFTFDDIDVNSDLEDKSNYRICALKKRTEGNEGSSTDDDFSKYFVRSAHEALKRVTKHSRSANRQVNEPTKKVATKGRSEKYEKEFINVPSISLKPLFSFGRVEEDVGDDSPRTSLTADFLNGLPKMSHFPRKKRDRCLSCLYKSLEEIGASSRKDAYERRKGREEEGKQHQRDASVERESNGDVSSEEFEGERNRSDFGAREKVGLALMERSGECSDIAEEKKLGLPSAGEGAEEGKTSVDRVTETEGRLPVPELGSTRPEGKRIAFESISASSRGTSDSDEDDSSVDLIEHSSTRSKHRPACHAPTVLSHTLEPLRALRSRKSTSVQARVALDESAESTESPKIVADGKSREIASKGTGQKATLTDTKRAKEEGDSKRVKKLTKVESVSENLITDVEVNEAKEKSLFARSSSCRDFERILRDSTKGTELASPPGLCSLAEDGPFRCLFSKGEIEETLRNLEEREASPTFALSALCDMFLNRILESSDKRDRRRDNVAKRLVKLLVESRRYSNPDKFPSDLIFSSKQRPLLNCQRLRSILPLDSYNLIAPLLGIPEYHPTFSFSLRKRLEPAKRPSDKSDSLPDILDDLIVHPPSSRDSAISSETIETTRYNPYGLFLQKERRKAVVWRPLTEFDLKGYDPQATLRMRADKITTDICKEFCDWLRSLGGFERGIDERILKDMFEISFSADACKTTQVNVKEMATVPTDVALARMCHEASVLATTRKQLERDAKAESRPKRTLAFGTSMPIDLLFVPPTNRVRERWLECKNVPRELETMDIVWNGITHLESVQAFVKWLHRHPEVSPPKIFKRAVLPKNVRKFVKKRDTEM